GTCCTAGACTACTAATACGCTTGATGCTTTTACATGCAGGAAAAGCCTCATTCCAATTCTCATAGGTCAGAGAGTTCTAACAACcgccaggcatggtagtgtatgcctGTAGTCCTAGAATTTGAGAAGCTGAGACATGTTGAGCTTGAATTTTTTAAGGATATCCTGGGCTATACAGTCATTTCATCTCCAGGTCAGCATGGGCTATGTAACAATACCTTGCCCCCAaataggagaggaagaaaaagaagagaaagttctGAGAATTTTCTAAATGACAATCTAATCTGTAGTTGAAATTTCACTTCTGTTCAACAACTTAATGAGATTTAAAATCCCCTGGGGTGTCCACAAGCCTCTGAGTGAGTCAGTAAGGGTGTTTCCAAGTAAGTTTAACTGAGGGAAGGAAACTTACCTTGAATGTGCATGGCATCATCCCAGACTAAATTAGAAGGGGGATTAGAAGAAGCCGCATtcacctctctgcttcttgactgcagCTGCAGTGACCACATCCTTCATGCTTTACAGCTGTAGCCTCCTCAGCAGTCTGCACACAAGCCTTTCCTTCTCGAAGGTACAGGTGTTGTCATAGAAACCCAACAAAATGTAACTagcaagtttttgttttgtgctcCAGTGGCCAGatgctgctcttttttttcttttcttcctttcttcagtcctttctttctttcttctttctttctttctttctttctttctttctttctttctttctttctttctttcttttttgagattggTTTTCATTATGAAACCCATGAAGCCTTGGATGttctggatcttgctctgtagaacagttTAGCACTGAATttaagagatctacctgcctctgcctcctaactgctggaatcaaaggtgtttgctaccatgcctgactggCCATCCCTATTTTCAAGGGTCTTTACCTAGCCATAATCTGACCACTAATAATTCTAGTGTATACCCAGCAGTTTAAAAGTATAATGATGTAATTGGAGTGATGacgcagcagttaagagcactactgCTCAggggcggagagatggctcagaggttaagagcattgcctgctcttccaaaggtcctgagttcaattcccagcaaccacatggtggctcacaaccatctgtaatgaggtctgatgccctcttctggccttcaggaatacacacagacagaatattgtatacataataaataaataaatattttttttaaaaaagcactactgctcttccactggacctgggttcaacttccagcacccacatgatagtcACTACTTgtactccagccccagggaacctgacaccctcttctggcctcttgaaGCACTGTACATACTTGGTTCAGACTttcatgaaggcaaaatacccacataaatacaaattgaaaggtttttttttgttttttgttttgtttttttatggtaaagcagtggtggtgcacacctttaatcctaccactcaggaggcagagacgggatctctgtgagttcgagaccagcctggtttacagagtgagttccaggacaaccaggaatgttaaacagagaaacaataaagacaaatattttatactgtatatattctttactgTGACCCCAGATGGATGGGTAGGTCCTATGTGGACTCCCTCAGCCAAACAGACTTTTGTAAACATTTTGCACGTTTTTCTTTccagtgtctctgcctctctccaaccTATGAGCTTGCTCTTCAAACAGGAAAGGTGATTGAACAGATGGGCAGGTTTTACCCTGAACTGAAGCTAGCTTATGCTGTTCGAGGCAATAAATGTGAGTATATGTGGGCTAGGTCATAGATAAATATAAGagcttcttttaattttgaaCATGCCCAGGAGTTAAAACAGTTCAATGAACACATCTATGCTCCCTACCCAGATTTAGAAACTTAACATTTGACgctttttctttattgatatgtttgtacatttttgttaaaatgttgaaaataaattGTCTTGttgtaattcattttttttaaatatttatttatttattatgtatacaatattttgtctgtatgcctgaaggccagaagagggcgccagacctctttacagatgattgtgagccaccatgtggttgctgggaattgaactcaggacctttggaagagcaggcaatgctcttaaccactgagccatctctccagccctgtaattcatttttcctaaattcttttaGTATGGACCTCATGTGGacattatataattatatgcCCTTGTTACAACCTAGAAATTTAACAGTTCCCTAGAAAATTAACTTCTGCTTTACCCTTGCCCCATTGgtactcaaaaaaaattttttttttcgagacagggtttctctgtggctttagagcctatcctggaactagctctatagaccaggctggtctcgaactcacagagatctgcctgcctctgcctcctgagtgctgggattaaaggcgtgcgtcactaTCGCCCAGctgcaaaattttctttagttgGAAATCTAGGTTGCTCTTGCCCTACAATCTTACTTGAGCctcctgtgtactgggattatagacatccACTACCATGCTtggctccttttttattttatcactttTACCATGTTTTCTTATACCCTTAACATATGATTTCACTAATTCTAAATTTGGTTAGCTATGTACCCATTAGTTATTATAGTGGCATCaagcttttttcttaaaatatgaacAGAAAGTCATTAGTATTAAATACAAAGTAGTTACAAAATATCTCATGATGGAGAGCTGGCTTTCCTTTGTAATACCTGAAGAAAACGTGTCTTTCCACAGTGGACAGAGGTCAGAAGGTCAGTGAGCAGATTGTCATTGGCACCCCCGGGACCGTCCTGGACTGGTGCTCTAAGCTGAAATTCATTGACCCCAAGAAGATCAAGGTGTTTGTTCTGGACGAGGCTGATGTGATGATAGCTACTCAAGGCCACCAAGACCAGAGCATCCGCATCCAGAGGTAGGAACTTCAAAGCCTCGTCTTGCATCTTTGggttctctgctctgctctgggcAGCAGTATTTATGGGATGGGCCATTTCCACAGCAGCTCTCAGCATGCTCCCAGCCTGGGGTGAGAAGGGAGACCTGGGACCCTCACTCAGCCCAGTACCACGCTCGGtctgctcctccctcctcaggATGCTCTGTATCCCACTCAGCCTGTGGGGCTGCAGCCCATGCAGGCTGCGGAGGCTGGGCTTGTGTTCCTTCTGGCAAAAAGCTTGAAGCTGTGCAAAGTGCCTGGGCCTCCACTTGCAGGATGCTGCCCAGAAACTGCCAGATGCTGCTCTTCTCTGCCACCTTTGAAGACTCAGTGTGGAAGTTTGCCCAGAAGGTGGTCCCAGACCCCAACATCATCAAACTTAAGCGTGAAGAGGAGACTTTGGACACCATCAAACAGTATTATGTTGTTTGCAATAACAGAGAGGAGAAGTTCCAGGCCCTGTGCAACCTGTACGGGGCCATCACCATTGCCCAAGCCATGATCTTCTGCCATGTGAGTAGCTGCGGCTGCCCTGCAGGGGATATTCACTGCCCTTCCCTGCTGTTGTAGGTCAGTGAATAGACTGGGCACCTAGGGGAGTGTCAGCAATGACAGGAAATGACAGTCCTCACCCACCTGCATAGGCAATAGTCTCCTTGGATTTTTGAGTTTATAATTGATTATACTTGATTATGCTTGATCATAATTAGAGAttccttttaaaagaaatctcCCAAATCCCAAATAATGAGCTAGCAGTGTAGTTCAGTTGTAACATATTTGACCAGATGCATAGTTCTAGATCCGATactcagcaccacaaaaacaaacaaaaactgaaggtGGGTGGTGGCagcaagcctttaaccccagcactcaggaggtaggtggatttcttgagagtttgaggtcagcctggtctagagagctagttccaggataactaggaccatgcacacagagaaattctgtcttgaagagaaaaaaaaaaaaaaaaggaagtccattgatttttgttttgttttgtttgagccaAAATGTTACTACCCTCATTGGACTTGaactccttcctcagcctctgccTACTGCTGGGATAAAATGCATGCACCTCCATATCTGGTTTATACAAGTTTTAAAAGAgtatcttatttgtgtgtgtgtgggtactgTAGAAAGCAGAGAGGCATTCTATGCCCTGGAGCTGGCATCTCGGGccataggttctgggaactgagcactgatcctctgcaagagcagcgagtacACTCCAccccaaccatctctccagtcttggaTTCCAGTGAAATTCAGTATATGACTGGTGACCAAgcttaattcccagaacccacaagttGCACGTGTATACCATGGCatgaatgtgtgtacacacacataattaaataaataaataaattacttaggctgccaagatgactcagtggccaCAGCTGCCAAGTATCActacctgaatttgattcctaggGCCCACCTGATAGGAAATGAGAGCTGAATCCTGAATGTATTCTTTTGACTTCTTCATGTGCTCAGTAACATGTTCATGTTCCACCCCTACCCTTCAAACACtacacaaattattttaaaaaataaaaaaatatggatgtagacagaagtttttgttctacccagtcctgcagcctttcagtcccaaataaacacacagaggcttaattattaactgtttggtctattgctcaggcttattacttatTAGCTTTTGcgacttaaattcacccataattcttgactatctttagccatgtggcttggtaccttttctcagtttggcattttcatcttatttcctctgtgttttgctggtgactgactctccacctttcctcttcccaattctcctagtctggttgccccacctatacttcctgcctgactactggccaatcaatgttttgttaaaccaatatgagtgacaaatcttaacAGTGTACagaagcattatcccacagtataTGGCCAGTCCTGGTGtcatattcctttaatcccagcaggaggcagaggcaggcaaatgtctCTACATTCAAGGCCAGAATTGTCTACATATTAAACTTCAGGCCAACCATGTCCTTGTCTAATTAGACAGAGACCTTGTctaatgaatagataaataagcaaatacGTGGTGGGGGGGTGCATATGTGTGAACAGCACTGTGAGGTGGTCAGAGAAGATCTGGGTCTTCATCGTCTGCCTTGTTTGCTGCTGCAGTCCATACTCAAAGTTCACTAGCCTGTACATGTCTGCATCAGACTTCCATGGGCTCTGGAGTGAGCGCGTTGTCAGGATTGCACTAACATTCCCTTTTACgctctgagccatttcccagaCATGCTTacatctttttaaacattttatagacTGTTTAGAAATGGAGGTAgttggtctttgttttttgtttgttttggttttttgttttgttttgtttttttgagacagggtttctctgtgtagccctgattcttaaaactcactctgtagaccaaactggcctaaaattcacaaagatccacctgcctctgccttccaagtgctgggatcaaaggtgtgcatcaaCACACCTGACTAGACATAGTTAGTCTTGCATGGAAAAGTAACAGCAAGTAGTTCATCCAGATGAATTATATGACCAAAATTCCTtctgagaaaacattttaaagccatttctttcatttttttttgttatccgCTGTGTATTATCtaatatgtggtgtgtgtggtatgttatATGCTCATGTGTTCAGGTGCCTTGGAGGCTAGAGACTTAAGATTCTTGGGGCTGCAGTCATTATAAGTGGTTGTGAGTCACATGATATGGGTgtagggaactgaactcaggttcttgcaAGAACATTATGTGTTCTCTTAATCACTGAAATATCTCTAGCCctaggaaaacattttttaatgtttttatttattatttgattttttcattcatacatacaataCAGTGTACTTTAATCAGATGCAGATCCTACTActcccctccaactcctcctgaTTCCCACCCCTGGTCTCCTTTACAACTTTATgtcctctttcttgtttcttttacaACACACCAAGTCCAGTTCGTGCTGCCTCGATACTCAAGGTGTCAGGCCGTCCAGTGGAGTAGGGTCAGCTTACAGGATTCACCCCCTTCCGAAACCCTCATCCTCCCTCTCAGCAGCCACCAGTTATCGGTAGTTCTCAGCTAGGGATGGTGGCTCATGCACACCCATTCAAGCCTTCTGAACTGTTGGCTGTCTTGATGTGGTTTAGACCTTGTTCAGGCATTTACAGCTGCCCTAAGTTCATGAGTCCAGTGGTCCTGTCGTGTTTAGAATACAAGTTTACTCCAGTTCTGCCCGCCCTCTTGGTCTGGCCGTCTTTTCACCCCTCCatgtgagatttttgtttgtttgtttttgttttttgagacagggtttatctttgtaacagccctagctgtcctggaactagctcttatagactaggctcgccttgaactcacggagatttgcctgcctctgcttcctgagtgctaggattaaagactgCCCGCCACCACTATCTGGCCCGTGTGAGAAATTTTAAGCCTTGACGGCCCATTTAAGTCTTTAGAGTCTTCATATATCATAATGGCAAGAAACCACCTTTTTGTAGgtatctttgtttctgtttttgttttacaggtctgtttattaaaaaacaattctCTTTACTCCAGACCCGCAAAACAGCTAGCTGGCTGGCAGCAGAGCTCTCCAAGGAGGGCCACCAGGTGGCTCTGCTGAGTGGGGAGATGATGGTGGAGCAGAGGGCAGCTGTGATTGAGCGCTTCCGAGAAGGCAAAGAGAAGGTCCTGGTGACCACCAACGTGTGTGCCCGTGGTGAGCAAAGGCTGGCCCCGTTCCCCAGGCTTGGGGTCCCAGGCCCTCTGAGCAAGGAAAGTGCCTGTATCCATGGTCTCATGGAGGTGGGAGGGCTTTAGACCGATTCCCCTTGGGCAGTAGGAACCACTAGGAGCAAGCTGATAGTCCCGACTTGGTGTGAAGAAACTCAGGCCTCCAGACACTTGCTTTTTGTTCTTCTGCCGTGGCTACCGTCCTGTAGGCGTCCTCTTTAGTGCCCACAGCCCAGACATGATCAGCCCAAGCCATGTCTCCAGTGGAAGTGGGTGTGTGTGGCTGACGGTGGCCCCTTtttcccctgcctccctccaaCCCCTTTGTGCAGGTATTGATGTTGAACAAGTGTCTGTCGTCATCAATTTTGACCTTCCTGTGGACAAGGACGGGAACCCGGACAACGAGACCTACCTGCACCGCATCGGGCGCACGGGCCGCTTTGGCAAGAGGGGTCTGGCTGTAAACATGGTTGACAGCAAGCACAGCATGAATATCCTCAACAGAATCCAGGAGCATTTTAGTGAGTCCCTGAGTTGGCTGTGCCTGGAACCTTTTCAGAAGGGAgtgtgggagaggggaggttTCCTTTGTCCCTGCATATGCTGCCTCCACCTGGGCCTTGTCAGGGAGATCACCTGCACATTCAGGGCTCAGGGACTGGAGTATCAGTGCCCTGGCACCTGCCTAGGGGGACCTGACAACCTCCCCGGGAAGTCGGTATCAGTGACCAGGGCCCTGTTGCCAGCTACTCAGGCTCAGGAAGCCTGCCCTGTGCCTGGAGGAAGCATCACTGTCCCACAGCGAGGCGCCTCCCCAGACTGCCATGCTGCCCTGGGTGATGTCCGTTGCATTTCCATGATATTCCACAATGTTCTTCCgatctttttttctctcagataAGAAGATAGAAAGATTGGACACAGATGATTTGGATGAGATCGAGAAAATAGCCAACTGAGAAGCTTCACCAGCAACTGGCACCACCCTCAGCACTGTCCCTGCCTGAGAGCATGGAGCTTTCATGGCATAGGCCTTGACAGGCACCTCAAAGACCAAGGCCTGAGTAGAGACTACCTACCTCATTCAGAATTACGTTTGGACTTGACAGAAATTTGTGCAAATGATGGGGGATGGTAGAAAATTTGTTTACACAACTTTGGAAGATTAGGCATGAATACACAGAAATTTACCTTTTAGAAGTTccgtcattttattttttgtccaATGTTTTCTCATCATTACCTAATCTCGATAAAATCTCCAGAATTCCTTATGACAAACCTTAGCTGTTCTTTGACTTCAAGTGTGCAGGCCAGCCTTGTGGAAGTGAGAGCACACAGATTCAGAATCCCCAAGTAGGATTTGTATGTAAGCCAGTCCTAGTGCCAGGAGGATGGCTGGAGGAGTTGGCCCATGAGCTGCTGCTTAGGAATTGTGTGCAATGGCTAAGCTGAGTTACCAGAGCCCTGCTAACTCATTCCACAAAGAGATTTACTATGTTGGACCAAAATGTCTTTGAGGCCTTTCTATTTCGGTTCGTGCCTCAGAGCATGCTCAGCATGTAGCAATCTGTGCAGTACAGATCTAGTTATTAGTGGGCTCTGAAAGACCCATGGAGAAGTCATCTCAGAGATTTAGTCGTAGCTCTAGCTTGCCACAAAGCCTGCGTCATGGGATACTTGCACCATCGTTTTTAAATTCGCAACATCACCTTAACTCTTACTAGTGCCAGACAAATGAAAGGTTGCCTGACATTTGGAAACTCAGTGAATACTTTGTCTTCAAGTTTCTGATGGGCAGGCTCAATCTAAACAGGTCTAGAATGGTCAGCAGTTGCCAGACATTCTTGCTGTGCATGCAGTTCCTTAAAGGTAGTTCTGTCGGAGATAGTGAATGGCTCCAGACTTGTGCATCTTGATTCTAAAGGGATTCCGATTATCTGTGTTTACTGTGCCTGGAAGGGATACAAAGCAGTGTGATGAGGGACAGTATGGACCACAGCTATTTATCTGTCCAAGACAAGAATGATCACCAAGCATTTGCTCCTTTCTTACTTGGCACCTGTGAGTAGTGTAGTCACAGCAAACGGTAGCTGTGGAGAGGTCCTCATGCCGGGCTCAGCTCTGTAGGTGCCCATAAAGTGACAGCAGCAGAGCTAAGATGAGCCAGAAGCATCCTCTTCAGTTCTTAGACTTGGATGTGGAGTGATTCCTCTTTCTaggacattttttttcatgtatgtgttGTGCTGGGACTCAAATCCAGAGTCTTCcatatgctaggtaagcactttaCACTGAACTGTTATTAACCCCAGCCACGGAAGAGGCGGTTTCTCTGTTCCTGTATCTTAAGGCCAGCTCCATCACCTGGGGAAGGGGAGTGGTTTGCCTAATGTCACAGAGAGACCAGCAGACTGCCTGGTCAGCTACTTCCTCTTAATGCGCATTTGACTGATTAGAATTCTTTGTATGCTCCTGGCCAACTTTGATCTATCTTAGGAGTCTTAAGAGAAGAAATTTTTTGTTCTCCCTAAATACTGTGAACCAAACCTGAAATAACTAAAACCAAGGGTATAACTGATGAAGTATATAGACTCTTGCCAAGTCTGAAGAGGATGGGGAAGGTATGCAGCAGGCTTTCCAGTGGCTTCTGGTGGAAGTGTAGCTCAGCCATTCTTAACCTAGTGTCTTGGACCTCTGAAAATTCCCTGACTGGGTTTCATGATGTCTCTGAAGTATATGTGTTAGTTTGAGCTTAAGTAATTTCTTGGGAGGACTCCAGAAGGATTTTACACCTTTTAAAAAGGTAAGACCCAAGATTGTGGGTGACTCTGAAATGTCACTGATGTCCCCGTGGGCCATATTCCTTCACAGCCTGTACTCATTCCTGCCACTTCCTGTCCTCCAGGGCCAGCTTAGAGCTCTCAGGAGTCCAAGACTGAATTGAGCTTGCTGAGCCTTAGGCCCCGGGATTCTTTGACGGATTTCAAGAAAAAGTTACGTGTTTATGAAATGATAAACTGAACCCAGGAACAAAGAAACTCAGGGAAAGAAGAGAGTAGCTCAGGGAAGAAATGTTTTTGTCTAATGAAAAGTTTTgtgatgtttatttttcataataggttttaatgggtttttgatttttgcttcAAACTCACTTTCCTGCCTCAGTGCTgcgtgctagaattacaggtgtcaCCATCATACCAGACTGGGGTATTTGTTCTGAGTAGCATTTATTGATTGTATGTATAAGAACTAATCAGTTATTGAGACatagtcttttgtttatttggttttttttctgtttgttttttgagacagagtttctcagtagccCTGGCTATTGTTCTGtaatagaccagactggcttcaaactcggcctctgcctcccaagtgctgggttaaaagTGAGACGTAGTTCTTACTGATGTTATGAAGTGTTCATGTTACTAAGACATTAATGATTATAGAAGGATGTAGCACCTTGTGCTTGTTGGTATTAAGTCACGTGTTATACCTTAGGCTAAGTATTACCTAGTTAGTCTGTTTCAATTGGTACTGCTCTAACATGAGTAACTGGGAAACCTCCATAGACCCAGGATTCTGCCCACTTGGCAGAGGTGTGCAAACACACACCTCCTGCCTCACTGCAGTAAAACAGGCTAACCATCCAGAAAAAGAGCACTGCTGGTAAATTCAGTTTGTAGATCGTCCTCCtaatcttggaaaagaaaaggatatAAATAGGGCAATGGGTCTTAGAGACCAAGAGTGATGGTCCACACCTGTCAGTCCCAGCATTACcaaagctgaggcaagagggatTAGAGCTTGAAGTCTGGTTAGCctggcctgtctcaaaacaaaatgaaacaaacaaacaaacaaaaaaacaggcagaacatggtggttcatgcttgtGATATGAAAGCAGGAAGTTccggagtttaaggccagcctaagctacaagAGGCTGGGTAGGAGTGTGCAGCCTGGAGATCTTTCCCCCTTTATCATTGACTCCCAGCCCAGGACATAAGACTAAAGCTTAGAATGGTGGGGCATGGCTGAGATTCCAGAGTTCAGGAAGTGATAGGAAGATGAGGAGTGCAGGGTCCTCCAGCTACAAAGagaattgaggccagcctggtctccatgaggccctgtctcaacacaAAGACGTTTTGACTCCAAAGTCAAGTTGACAAGACTGAAGGAGATATACCAGGAAGACAAAGAGAGCTCAACCTGGCCGAGAGGAAAGTCAAGGTTCACAGGACAAAATGGttattttttcctgtgtttgagagagaggggGTCTCCCTATTAAACACAGACTGACCTGAAAATCAAAGCAGTCCTGCATTAGCATCCTGAGTCGTGGGAGTCTAGGTAGGAACTACCAAGACCCAGTGATTAGACTGCGTCATAGTCCACTATCCTGCTGTGACAGAATGAATAGCCAGGCCTGGGTAGTCTGAAGATCAGACGCAGCTGGGAAGCAGGTCTGAAGACTGAGTCGTCAACATTCAGAAATTCTTAAACCACAGATGTAATGAAATCAGCTTTCTGTTGGAGAGACTGTACTGACTGCCTCCTTCGCCCATACCACCCAAGGTAATGAAGATTTAAGGGATCTTCAAGTTTCTCCAGATTCTTGGGAACACCTTGCAATTTTATCTGAC
Above is a window of Microtus pennsylvanicus isolate mMicPen1 chromosome 6, mMicPen1.hap1, whole genome shotgun sequence DNA encoding:
- the LOC142852474 gene encoding ATP-dependent RNA helicase DDX19B; amino-acid sequence: MATDSWALAVDEQEAAAESLSNLHLKEEKIKPDANGAVKTNAHTEKTDEEEKEDRAAQSLLNKLIRSNLVDNTNQVEVLQRDPSSPLYSVKSFEELRLKPQLLQGVYAMGFNRPSKIQENALPLMLAEPPQNLIAQSQSGTGKTAAFVLAMLSQVEPTNRYPQCLCLSPTYELALQTGKVIEQMGRFYPELKLAYAVRGNKLDRGQKVSEQIVIGTPGTVLDWCSKLKFIDPKKIKVFVLDEADVMIATQGHQDQSIRIQRMLPRNCQMLLFSATFEDSVWKFAQKVVPDPNIIKLKREEETLDTIKQYYVVCNNREEKFQALCNLYGAITIAQAMIFCHTRKTASWLAAELSKEGHQVALLSGEMMVEQRAAVIERFREGKEKVLVTTNVCARGIDVEQVSVVINFDLPVDKDGNPDNETYLHRIGRTGRFGKRGLAVNMVDSKHSMNILNRIQEHFNKKIERLDTDDLDEIEKIAN